Genomic DNA from Gemmatimonadales bacterium:
GGCCGGGCCCGAAGAATTGCGACATCACCGAATGCACGCCGCACGAATTGTTGCCGATCATCCCGCCGAGGGTGTTGCGATTGTGGGTGGCGGGATCGGGACCGAAGGTGAGGCCGTGCGGCGCCGCGGCGCGGCGCAGGTCATCGAGCACGCACCCCGGTTCAACGGTGGCGATGCGCTGACGCGCATTCAACGTGGTGATCCGGTTGAAGTACTTCGACGAATCGATGATCACCGCGACGTTGCACGCCTGCCCGGCCAGCGACGTCCCTCCGCCGCGCGGCGTGACCGGGACGCCGTGCTTGCGGCAGATGGCCACGGTGCGGACCACATCCTCGGCGGTGCGCGGCAGCACCACGCCGATCGGGACATGCCGGTAGTTGGATGCGTCGGTGGACCACGCCGCGCGGCTTCCCGCGTCGAAGCGTACTTCGCCGGTCACCTGGCGGCGGAGTTCGCGTTCGAGATCGGCACCGGGTGCGGGCGGGTGGTGTGGGGTCAGATCGTGTCCTCGCGTCGCGCGTGGTCCATTTCGACGAACCAAAGGTACCGCGACCGGCAGCGGTGATCACCACGCCTGCTCCGGAGACGATCGCCGCCGGTGCGCCAGCGACAGCGACGGATCCTCTGTTGACAAGCTGGGAACTGCCCTCGACCTTAGGCGAACTCCTACCAGGCCATCACATGCGCTTCGGACTCCTTGCCCCGCTGGGTGGTCTGCTCCTCATGGCGCCCGTGACCGCGCCGCCGGCGGCTGCGGGGCATCGCGGTCGTCAGCCGATCGCCTTCAACGACAATCGAGTCCACGCCGGGACGATCAGTGGTGCCGCGCTCTCGGTGGCACTCGTGGTCGATACCGGTGACTGGCGCCCCTTCGGCGCCGATCACCGAGGGATTCCGATGCTGGCTTTCGGCGAAGCGGGGAAGCCGCTCCAGGATCCGGGACCGATGCTTCGCGTGGTGCGCGGAACAATGGTGCGCGTTGTCATTCGCAATCGCACCGGGGCGCGGGTGGTGATCCACGGACTATCGGCGCGGCGGGGCGCCGTGATGGACACGATTGTGGTCGCGGCGGGCGCCACGGCCCACGCCGCCTTTCGTGCCGATGTCGAGGGGACCTACTACTACTGGGGATCGTCGCACGGCGAGGATTTCGAGGCTCGCGACATCGACGACTCGCACTTGAGCGGTGCCTTCATCGTCGATCCGCCCGGTCCGGTCGCGCCTGACCGGGTCTTCGTGATCGAACGATACTCCGCCGACACGCTGCCCAACGGACAATCGGATTTCTACCACGATCTCTTCACCTTCAACGGGAAGCCGTGGCCCAACACCGAACGGCTGACCTACACGCTGGGTGATTCCATTCGCTGGCGCATCGTCAATGCGTCCAACGATCTGCATCCGCTGCATCTGCATGGGTTCTTCTATCGCGTCAACGCGCGCGGAGACGTCGCCCGTGACACCGTCTACTGGGCGAACCAGCAACGGATGGGCGTGACCGAGTCGATCCTCGATGGCACCACTGCCGACATCGCATGGCGCGCCGACCGTCCGGGAGACTGGATTTTCCACTGCCATCTCCCGCCGCACGTCGTGCCGAACACCGCCATCGGTCCCGACACCGAGCCGACCGGGCCCAGGGTGCAGCACATCGTCGACGGGTACCCGGGGCACGAGACGATGAACCACGCCATGACCGGGATGGGTGGTCTCGTCATCGGCGTCACGATTGTGGCACCACACGGCTGGCACTCATACACCGGTTCGCGCCGCACGATCAGGCTGGTGGTGGAATCCGATTCCGCTCCCGCCGACACCGCACGCCGGTTTCGCTACGTCGTGAGCGCGACTCCCGGCTCGGCGCCGCTTCCGCAACCGGCCGGCGGGATTGCACCGACGCTGATTCTTCGTCGCGGTGAGCCGACCAGGATCTGGGTGGTCAACCATTCACCGGAAATGACTGCAGTGCACTGGCACGGAATGGAGCTCGAGAGCTACTACG
This window encodes:
- a CDS encoding multicopper oxidase domain-containing protein; this encodes MRFGLLAPLGGLLLMAPVTAPPAAAGHRGRQPIAFNDNRVHAGTISGAALSVALVVDTGDWRPFGADHRGIPMLAFGEAGKPLQDPGPMLRVVRGTMVRVVIRNRTGARVVIHGLSARRGAVMDTIVVAAGATAHAAFRADVEGTYYYWGSSHGEDFEARDIDDSHLSGAFIVDPPGPVAPDRVFVIERYSADTLPNGQSDFYHDLFTFNGKPWPNTERLTYTLGDSIRWRIVNASNDLHPLHLHGFFYRVNARGDVARDTVYWANQQRMGVTESILDGTTADIAWRADRPGDWIFHCHLPPHVVPNTAIGPDTEPTGPRVQHIVDGYPGHETMNHAMTGMGGLVIGVTIVAPHGWHSYTGSRRTIRLVVESDSAPADTARRFRYVVSATPGSAPLPQPAGGIAPTLILRRGEPTRIWVVNHSPEMTAVHWHGMELESYYDGVAGVSGDPKSLEPPIMPGDSFEVLMTPPRAGTFIYHTHFNDVRQLLHGLYGPLIVLDSAEHWNPSIDRVFMIGDNTTFLPVLNGSRTPEPVTLKTGTSYRFRFINISVSEPDAIATLLHDGVPIEWTAIAKDGAALPPWQRTTGDARQAINIGETFDFTVQSADTSSTMLDIHHFNGAPMVHQVIRFVK